From the Nocardiopsis changdeensis genome, one window contains:
- a CDS encoding cation diffusion facilitator family transporter, producing the protein MGAGHGHGHGHGHTAGAANRGRLALVLALMLGVAVVQVAGAAFSGSLALLADAGHTVTDSFGVALALVAVWIAARPARGRSTFGHQRAEILAAAVNALVLFVLCAFIVVEAVERLRSPAEVSGPGMVVVAAIGLVANIAGALVLRSGAKESLNVKGAYLEVVSDALASVGVIVGGLVVWLTGWTQADTVVSLLIAAIIVPRAWSLLREAVHILLESAPRGMDLDEVRGHLLDHPAVVDVHDLHVWTITSGVPVMSAHVVVPEERLRDCGRTLDELHACLAGHFDVEHSTLQLEPPGHADHEGARHD; encoded by the coding sequence ATGGGCGCCGGACACGGCCACGGCCATGGCCACGGACACACCGCGGGGGCGGCCAACCGGGGACGGCTCGCGCTCGTCCTCGCGCTCATGCTCGGCGTCGCCGTCGTCCAGGTCGCGGGCGCCGCGTTCAGCGGCAGCCTCGCCCTGCTCGCCGACGCCGGGCACACCGTCACCGACTCCTTCGGGGTGGCGCTGGCCCTGGTCGCCGTGTGGATCGCCGCCCGCCCCGCCCGGGGGCGCAGCACCTTCGGCCACCAGCGGGCCGAGATCCTCGCCGCCGCCGTCAACGCCCTGGTGCTGTTCGTCCTGTGCGCGTTCATCGTCGTGGAGGCCGTCGAGCGGCTGCGCTCCCCCGCCGAGGTGTCCGGTCCCGGCATGGTCGTGGTCGCCGCCATCGGCCTGGTCGCCAACATCGCGGGCGCGCTGGTCCTGCGCTCGGGCGCCAAGGAGAGCCTCAACGTCAAGGGCGCCTACCTGGAGGTCGTCAGCGACGCCCTGGCCTCGGTCGGCGTCATCGTCGGCGGCCTCGTCGTCTGGCTCACCGGCTGGACGCAGGCCGACACCGTCGTCTCCCTGCTCATCGCCGCGATCATCGTGCCCCGCGCCTGGTCGCTGCTGCGCGAGGCCGTGCACATCCTGCTGGAGTCCGCGCCGCGCGGCATGGACCTGGACGAGGTGCGGGGCCACCTGCTCGACCACCCGGCCGTGGTCGACGTGCACGACCTGCACGTGTGGACCATCACCTCCGGGGTACCGGTCATGTCGGCGCACGTGGTGGTCCCCGAGGAACGGCTGCGCGACTGCGGGCGCACCCTGGACGAACTGCACGCCTGCCTGGCCGGGCACTTCGACGTCGAACACTCCACCCTCCAACTGGAGCCGCCCGGGCACGCCGACCACGAGGGCGCACGCCACGACTGA